The DNA region ACGTTGGCAGGGCCTGAGGCACCGGCCACCTTCACTGGGCTGCCTGGCCCAGCTGCCAACAGCTGCAGCGGCCCCACAGCCTGGGGCAGCGTCACCACCTGTGAGGTGGGCACCACCTGGGGCAGGTTCAGCAGTGGGGAGGTGGGGCCCAGGCCAGCAGGGTAGCCAGGGGGCGGGGAAAGTGGCACCACTTGGGGAGCAGCCATGGAAGTCACTGGTCCTGGGGGCAGCGGAAAGGTGGCTGCTGGAGGGGGGCCAGGCACCACTTGGGGCAGAGGTGCCAGGACCTCCTCTCCAGGCGGCCCTGAAGCAGTCACCTGAGCCCCCTTGGTCTCCAGGGCTTCAGGCTGAGCCTCCTCCAGACGAACCTCCCCAGTCTGAGGGTCCAGGACCAGGGAGGTCTTGCCCTCGTTGGCCCCTTGGGGGCTGGGCTGCGGAGCAGGGGCACCCCCGGTGAGCAGCAGGGGGCCCAGGCCGGAGGCCTCGCCCAGTGCGAGGCTGTTGATGATGACGGGGCTCCCATTGAGGAGCACTGCTGGAGAGCTGCCGGCCGCCAGGAAGCTCCCGTTCACCaggatggaggaggaggcagggcacGGTGCGGGAGGGGCGGCCCCGGCCAGGAATATGGAGCCTGGCGCTGGGCCCTCGGCAGCCGCCGGAGCCGCCCCTCTCTCCAGGTCCTCAGGACTGCGGCTGGACTCATCCTCCGTAGTGGGGTTTCCATCAGACTCACTGGCCAGAGAGAGGATTTTGAGTGGTGGACTTATGTGTTTCCCCGCAGGCCAGCCCCATTCCTGCTGAGAGCTGGAGGCAAAGTGCTCAGAGGAAGCACAAGCCGCCCATTGCCTTCCCATGTTCCCCAGCCCAAAATTTTGTGGGCAATTTCAGGGAGTTAATGAAACCtcctctctgagaccccagggagGAGTCTCTGCAAGCCCGGTCCTGACACCACTGCCCAAAGGTTCAAGCTGAACGCTGAGGGTTAGAGGGGCCCTCCTCTCCCAACTCCTCAGCTTTAGGGTCCGGGAGGCTGAGCAACCGGGCTGCCCGAAGTCTCCAGAGTCGGCCTGAAAACAGCCGAGGGGCTCTGGAGACATTAAGGAGGGAGTCGCCAGCTTAGTTCCCGGTGCCCAacccccccttcccctccccccgggCGTCGGAGAAGGAGCGAGAGGCCGGCGCgcagggtgggaggggaagggcttGGGTTACAGGGAAACCGGAGCTGGGGAAGGTTCACGTTTCACAACAAAGACAGACGACGGACCACGCTGTTTGGGCCCTGGGGGGGCGGGAGAGACGATGAGACAGCCGCGGTCAGGGAGGGACTGGCCGCGAAGGGGCCTAAAGAAGCCCCTACGCCCGGGAGCGAGGACAAAGGCCTCTCCTTTCTCGCAGCCCCTTTTTCTCACTGCCGCCCCCAAGACTAGCCGCGGGCGCGGATGGGATCCGGGACGGAGCTTGTGGAGTAGAGGGAGGCGGTCTCCCCAGCCTCTGCGAGAGGAGCAGCGGTGTCAGGGTGGAGGGCCGGGCGAGTGCCTAGTTAATCCACGAGGATTCCTCGCGCTCGGCGGGCGCCTGAGGGTGTGAGCGGGGGCTGTCCGAGGACAACGGGTCTGGGAGAGGTGGGTACGTCCCAGGGAAAGCCAGACTGGCGCCGCCCCGGGCCCCTCACCTCTTGCAgggcgcgccgccgccgccgcccccggtcCGGTCGCGCTGTCGTCGGTTCTTGAACCAGTTGCTGACTTGCGTGAGCGAGAGGCCGGTGAGCGTGGCCAGGCGGCGCTTCTCGTCCGGCGTGGGGTAGCGGTTGCCGCGATAGCAGGCCTTCAGCGCGGCGCGGGAGCGCTCCTTGAAGCAATAGACGGTCTCCTCGCCGTCCCAGATGGTCTTGGGCAGCGGGAATTTCTTGCGTAGACGGTACTTGTCCACCGCGCCCAGCGCGCGGCCGCGGGCCCGCTCGGCCTCGTGGTAGCGCGCGCGCAGGTAGAGGTCCTGAAGGAAGGCGTGGTGGGCGGCGGGGAAGGGGCGGCTCTCGAGCAGCCGGTAGAGCTCGGCGTACTCGCCTCGCTGGAAAGCCACCAGGGCCCGAGCGCGCAGCACAGGATCGCTGCCACGTAGGCGCTCGGCCGGGGGCAGTGCGCCCAGGAAGCGGCTCAAGCGGCCGGCGTGGCCCGCCTGTAGCAGCGCCTCGCACACGCACGCCACCTGCTCCGGCGAGAAGCGGAGCCCCGTGGGCGGCTCGGCAGCGGCCTCGGGGGGCGACCCGGGAACGCCTGGGGATCCGGGGCCCTCCACTTTCACCGCCGTTTcgcccgccccggccccggccgccgccgccgcctcaccCTCGGCAGCCTGCAAAGTCTGCAGGAGCTGGCgcgcttcctcctcctcctcttcggtcgccgccgccgccgctaccACTGCCTCCCCCCCGGCCGCCGGCCCCGCGCTCGGCTCCGCAGGCAAGGTAGCCATGTTTTGCAACTTTGGGAagttcctccctccttctcctccctcgggctttccccagccccctcccccgcccgtctcccctccccaccccacccccacttcgtGCTTCCCGATCTTCTCCCGCCGACCCGCGTCTCCCCTCCTCAACACCGATGCCAGGCCCAGCTCTCTACTAGGGTCTCTGtcccagtgtctgtgtgtgtgcccgtCCCCCTCCCCGTCTTGTCCGTGATTCTCCCTTTGTTTTCCCTCCGCCTCAGGCCGCGCTTTTTGCGTCCCCCCGCGTGTGCCTCTggctcagggcctcagtttccccatcggGACAACGGAGAAGGTAACGGGCCGTCCGGGAGGGTTAAGGGCGCGAAGCCACCTCTGCCCCGAGACTAAGCTTCTGCACGCCTCCGTCTCCAGGGTCCTCCGAAGGCCCCCCTCACTCCCCATCTCGGCCCACGCTCCGCCCCTCGGAATTCCCGGCTCCGCAGGGGGGCGGGTCTGGTTGGCAGAAGGGGCGGGGGAAACGGGCTGGAAAGTTTGCAGCAACTTTTCTCGAGCCTAAGTCTCTGGAACGGATGCGCGTGGCCCGCGCAGGCGCAATGGTAGGAGGATGGCTGCGCGAACTGCCAGTCCAGCCCGCCTCTTCCACGCGGTCGAATGGCACAGCTGGGCCACAGCTGGACAATGGGCGGTGCCTCCGAGGGGCCTGCTCGTCTTCTCCTATTGGCCGGGTGCCTGGGCCACGCCCCCCAGCCCTACCCCCACCCGATTCGTCCGTTTCGCCTCCCGCTAGCTTCCTGCCAGGCCATTGGCCGCCTCCGCTCGCCTTTCGATTGGCCTGCTGAGCAGCCTCTTGCCCTCGACGCAAGCTGCAGACCCCAAGGAATTTCAGAATTTTGGGCAGACGGGAGGACCTTTTATTCGCGAGGATCGGGGGTGGGGGTCCTAGGTGGGGAAAGACAATAAATATCGAGGAATGTCGGGGTCTCAGTGCATCCAAAACGTGGATTAGGGTGCTGGGGTCCTGGAGCCTGTCAGCGGGTCAGAGAAAAGGTCAATAAATACCCAAACTGCCGAGGCGGACGGAGCCGGCTGGACTCCGAGAGCAGCGCACGTGAGGAGGGCGCGAGAATCCCCGAAAAAGCGGGGCTGTCAAAAACAAAGATTCCCAAGAAAGCAGGCGGAGCTCGCGCTAGACTTTCGCTGCGGAAAGAGAGCCTTCCTGAGGGGGCGGGGCCTCATGCACAAGGAGGATTTGTGGTTTGCGAGCCAATGTGGGTGGGGGTGCCTGGAGGGTGAGAAACAGATGAGCCCTGGCCCTGCTGCCTTATCTAGGTCGCAGCTTGCCCATCCACGTCGGGGGCCTCAGCTAGGCAGGCGGAAGAGGTCCGcgatccccaccccccagcagcagcagcagcagcagcagcagcactcccCGCTACAAGCCTCCCTGGAGCCGCAGCCCCGGCTCCTCCCTCCCCGGCCGCCAGGGGGCGGGCCCGGATCACGGGGCTGAAGCTGGGGCGGAGACCCACGCTCGGAGTGCTGTGAACTGGGAAGCGATGGGAGGGGCTTCTGGGCCCTGCCTCGGTAACCCAACCCTCCAGCAGAGCCCGAGTGTAGGACAGGCTCGGGTTCTAGGGTTCAGGCGGAGAAGGCGGCTCCCGGGCGGGGTCAGACTGCGGTGAGATGGCCGGCGCAGGCCACCAACCCAATGCAGCCCAGGGCGGCGGCAACAGCCAGAGCAGCGGCGAACAGGAGCAAGGAACGCGCCTCCGATAGGTCAGGCCTAGGGACCTGCAAGGAGAGGGCGAGGGTCAGCACCCAGCGACATGAGCCTCTGATTGGCTCCCGGGACTTGCCCCGCCTACGCCTAGGAGGTCCACAACCCCCGGCAGCCGCCCCGCCCCCCTCACAGCGCGGGTAGCTCTGGTTGGCCGGCTCGCAAACCTAAGTCTTGTCCGAACTCATTATTGGCTGCTTCCTAGAGACCTGTGTTGATTGACTGCCCGAgaatcctcccctccccaccgctGGCCCAGCCCCGCAGAGGCGTTGCTAAGCAGAGGCGACTTGGGGTACGTGGAGCTGGGCGGGGGCGCGCGGCGGGCGGGCGTGAGCAGCCGGACGTACCCTGGCAGGGAGCAGCAGGTGGCGGCGGTGCATGGGGCCTGGCCCCACCAGCGGGCATTGGCCCAGAGCCACGGCCGGGGGGCCATCTAGCTGGAGAGAGAAGGGACAGGTGACCCGATCTGAGCCCAGCTCGGCCCGGCCGCCCTCGGCGTGGGGCGAGAGACAGCGAGGGGAGTCGAGGTCGGAGGGGTTATCTAGGGAGACCCCGAATTGGATATCCCAAATGGGGATATGGTGAGAGGCCTAAACCGAGGGATACCTGGTCGATGTGGGGTGGATGGAGGCTATCTGACTGCAACCACAGAGAGGGGAGCCCTAAATCTGGACGGGGGTACATGGTGACAGAGACAGGGGCAGCAAAGAGGGGCAGCAGGCTTGACGCAGGGGAAAAAGAGGGGTCTTACATGGGAAGGTGGATCCGTAGCCCGGGGACTGGGGACCCCCGTGACAgctggaaggagaagagagaggcgtAGGGCGCGTGGAGGGACGAGGAGGGCGGTGGCGCGGCgtgccccagcctggcccctcGCCCTCCCCCAGGTGTGTACACCTGCCGCGGGCCCACCTCCCCGGGCGCCTCAGGGAAGGGGGCGGGTGAGGGACTCGCCTGCGGCTCCCCCTGCCTGAAGCAACTCCATCCGCTCCTGCAGCTGCCGGACGTGCGCCTCCAGGTCGCGGTTCCGAGCCTGGGCCTCACGGAGTTGACTGCGGAGAGGTGTGGACCGTGAGCCCTTGAGGCTCTGGCGAGAGAGGCTGCTAAAGTTGGTGACTTCCCCCGGCCCCGACCCCGACCCCGACCTGGCGAAGTTCTGGTTGGCCTTATGGATGGCCGCTAGCTCCTGGCTCAGGCTCTGCCGGGTCagcacctcctcctccagggcctcctGGAGCTCCCGCAGCGTCACCTCCGGCTCTGCCACCGCCTCCGGAATGGTCTCCGGAACTGCCGCTTCAACCTGGGTATGGAAACGGGGCTTAGGGCGACCAGAGGCCTCGGGAGCATTCAGGACTTCAGCATAGATTGCAGGACTGGGATCCTCCCTTGACCTCTATTCCTGCACCCCCTAGATCTTTCTGGAATCCCCACGGCTCCACAGTGATCCAGACTCCCTCCTTTGGAGGGCTAATAGCAGCCCAGTCCTATTCATCTCCAGCCTTTAATCTGGTCTCCTCCCATCCACCATCCACACCAAAACCAAAGGGCTGTTCCTACAACACTGCCCAACGTGACCAGGTCCCTCCTCTGCACAAATTTTCTCCAGCCCCTCAGAGCCCTAGGAGGAGGCACACCACACTGAAAGGCCCTGTCTGGTGTGCCTCCGCTGGCCTCAGCCACCCCACTACTCATTCTTCACCATCCTTTCTCCTGGACCAGTAACGCCTTACTACCCTCCTTTTACATTTAAGAGCAATCAGCTGGTTCCCACCTCAGAGCCCTCACTCTTAAGgttctctttgcttttcctcCCATGGGTggtccttctccttctccagggcttccccTCCCTTGAAAGTCCCCCTCTATGCATTAGAAATTAGAACTCAGTGACCTGTTCTAATTTCTTTGTGAGGGTCACGTCTGACTGAAGTAGCCTTGCTCTACTTTGTCTTCCGTCTCTTTCTATCGAGGAAGTTCCCAGGAGGCCCAGCACTCCACGGCACACTGTATCCCTGAAGGCCTCCCCTTCTCACCCCTCACTGACTCTCCTCCAGGGACTCACCGCTCCCTCTGGTGGGGGCACTGTGGGTTCCAGGCTGGGCTCAGGCAATGGCTCGGCCTCCAGTTCCATGGGTGTGGAGCCCGGGGTCTCATCGTCCCTGGGGAGAGGAGGACGCCGAGGGGTGGGAGGGTGAGCCAAGGCCTCACCCGAGGCTGCTGATCCCCTGGGTTTAGAGCCAGGACACCCTAGCCTGTGCCCTGGGGCAGCCAGACCCGAAGTCTCCGTGGTTTGAGAAGGGGGAGAAGCAGAGTAAAGGGGGCAAATtgccaggctgggggtggggggtacagGTCCTCCTGTTGTTAGGAAAAGGCCAGCCCCTGGCATGGCCTTAGGCCCCTGGAAGTTGAGTTTCCCTTCTTTGGGAACCTGGGGTCAAGACAGCCATGTTCTAGGATCTGCCCTTCCGCTCCATGTGCCCTTCTCAGGCCCCTCTCCTTAGGGACCAAGGAAGTGAGGGGCACACTGCCCAGCTCTGGCAACCTCCAAAGAGGTGGTCTTCAGACTGGGTGTGGGATCCCAAGACTGAcagtagacagcagcccacccccTCAAACCCAGGTGCTGGGAGGAAGACAGATCCTCCCAAGGAATATGAAATTGCAATAAAAGTGATTTCCCTCCAACCCAGCAGTCCCTCTTACGGAACTGTGCCTCAAGGACCCAATGACCCTGGACAAGGATAAAGACCTTGTGCGAGACCAATTTGTGGCTGTTCATCCAGCTTGGGTCAGGACAGAGAGGCTGGTTGACTAAGTCCTGCCGGTCCAGTGGGGAGAGCACTCCCCAGCAGGTCaggattgtgtggtagtttgtttGTGATAAGAAATGGCATTTGCAGTACGTTGTCCAATAACAGAATTAGAATACAGCATGTTCCCACAGTTGTtaaggaggtgtgtgtgtgtgtgtgagccagGGACCGCTGCTGCTGGCGGGCTTTGTATTTTCTGATATACTTGTGATAGGCAAATGTATTATTTGCAGaatcaatgttttaaaaaggCTTTGTGGTTATGTAATTCAGTGAGTCTGTGTTCTTTTAAGACTGacttaacaattctaaactccTTATTTTCTAAGACTGTGAGGTCCTATGACTGTACACTAGATATTGAAAAGTGGAAAGTGAGAAGATTCTGCAAGACCAAGCCTGTGACTCTGAGGTTTAACAACTGAATCTAAATTTCAAAGTTCTCGTGGTCTGAGAATTTAAGGTCTTGCAACTCTGGGCTCCTAAAAGTCCTTACTTCCCAAGACAGTAAGGTTCCAAGATTGACCCTACAAGTCTCCTGGGTGCCATCAGGGCAGAATGTGATAACCTGGAGCAGCCCCCCGGGGCCTCTGGGGGGGGGAgggccttccctcctcccccatccaCTCCTCTCAGGCTGCAC from Cervus elaphus chromosome 4, mCerEla1.1, whole genome shotgun sequence includes:
- the SIX5 gene encoding homeobox protein SIX5 encodes the protein MATLPAEPSAGPAAGGEAVVAAAAATEEEEEEARQLLQTLQAAEGEAAAAAGAGAGETAVKVEGPGSPGVPGSPPEAAAEPPTGLRFSPEQVACVCEALLQAGHAGRLSRFLGALPPAERLRGSDPVLRARALVAFQRGEYAELYRLLESRPFPAAHHAFLQDLYLRARYHEAERARGRALGAVDKYRLRKKFPLPKTIWDGEETVYCFKERSRAALKACYRGNRYPTPDEKRRLATLTGLSLTQVSNWFKNRRQRDRTGGGGGGAPCKSESDGNPTTEDESSRSPEDLERGAAPAAAEGPAPGSIFLAGAAPPAPCPASSSILVNGSFLAAGSSPAVLLNGSPVIINSLALGEASGLGPLLLTGGAPAPQPSPQGANEGKTSLVLDPQTGEVRLEEAQPEALETKGAQVTASGPPGEEVLAPLPQVVPGPPPAATFPLPPGPVTSMAAPQVVPLSPPPGYPAGLGPTSPLLNLPQVVPTSQVVTLPQAVGPLQLLAAGPGSPVKVAGASGPANVHLINSGVGVTALQLPSATTPGNFLLANPVSGSPIVTGVAVQQGKIILTATFPTSMLVSQVLPPAPSLALPLKPDTAISVPEGALPVATSPALPEAHALGALPAQQPPQPPPAASAPAAPSLPFSPDSSGLLPGFPAPPPEGLLLSPAAVPIWPAGLELSAGTEGLLEEEKGLGTQAPHTVLRLPDPDPEGLLLGATAGGEVDEGLEAETKVLTQLQSVPVEEPLEL